From the genome of Biomphalaria glabrata chromosome 1, xgBioGlab47.1, whole genome shotgun sequence, one region includes:
- the LOC106067819 gene encoding uncharacterized protein LOC106067819 isoform X1 — translation METDANRLESGYESYPNSATPSISISRSSTEIPQLKLDSSDSNEETCLKEVPIENINSTSTNECSKTEPNEAPDDYTHYLEYMPSHLSNHLIDVLIIFAKKDRDDAETFRDHIMSLSYTAELLDCSLVQSKEIEDLYKRSMLYFLYVTEAFCSCQETLLKSHIILSQTLDDVANSFRVVPVYACTEEKIDLSLVLKYLNPIRYYRQDKDKRTATNILNNVKYDIAGREIELEKKRETYYSEHKSELRSRLRNNVAKKRSIQNTQCKNIASSDGARNISKTSGLEKQETHFHSDNTEQRPSGSRLENSSSIHQTSNESGYVQHERVTDDKKSLPLDGHPKIYKVYNINISKVKNLTIEDNSSDKKVEDSELDTELSTIVLSLSSGDLERTSSSSADFKPPVAVQESPLSDDTEHKQYV, via the exons ATGGAGACTGACGCTAACCGTCTAGAAAGTGGCTATGAAAGTTACCCTAACAGCGCAACGccatctatatctatatcaagAAGTAGTACTGAAATCCCTCAACTCAAATTAGATTCTAGTGACTCTAACGAGGAAACCTGTTTGAAGGAAGTTCCAATAGAAAATATAAACTCCACTTCAACAAACGAATGCAGCAAAACAGAACCGAACGAAGCACCGGACGATTACACGCATTATCTAGAATACATGCCATCTCATTTAAGCAACCATCTCATCGACGTACTGATCATTTTTgcaaagaaagacagagatgaTGCCGAAACTTTTCGAGATCACATTATGTCATTATCCTACACAGCAGAACTATTAGACTGCAGTCTTGTACAGTCCAAAGAAATCGAAGATCTATACAAACGCTCCATGCTCTATTTTCTTTATGTCACAGAGGCATTCTGCAGTTGTCAAGAGACTTTACTGAAAAGTCATATCATTTTATCACAAACTCTGGATGATGTTGCAAACAGTTTTAGGGTTGTGCCAGTTTATGCTTGTACCGAAGAAAAGATTGACCTATCTCTTGTGCTGAAATATTTAAATCCTATCAGATATTATAGGCAAGACAAAGATAAAAGAACAGCAACAAATATACTGAATAATGTGAAATATGACATCGCAGGAAGAGAAattgaattagaaaaaaaaagagaaacatatTACAGTGAACATAAAAGCGAGCTAAGATCACGCCTACGAAATAATGTGGCAAAAAAGCGTTCAATTCAAAACACTCAATGTAAAAACATAGCTTCTAGTGACGGAGCCAGAAATATAAGTAAAACATCTGGTCTAGAAAAACAAGAAACTCATTTTCATTCTGATAACACTGAACAGAGACCATCAGGCTCGCGACTTGAGAATTCCAGTAGTATTCATCAAACAAGCAATGAGTCGGGCTATGTACAGCATGAACGTGTGACAGACGACAAGAAGTCTCTACCCCTGGATGGACAtccaaaaatatataaagtatataatattaacatatCAAAAGTTAAGAATTTGACGATTGAAGACAACAGCTCGGACAAGAAGGTTGAGGATTCAGAGCTAGACACAGAGCTGTCAACAATTGTGTTAAGCCTATCAAGTGGCGATCTGGAGAGAACGTCATCTTCAAGTGCAG acTTCAAACCTCCTGTTGCCGTTCAAGAAAGTCCTTTGTCAGACGATACAGAACATAAACAATATGTCTGA
- the LOC106067819 gene encoding uncharacterized protein LOC106067819 isoform X2: METDANRLESGYESYPNSATPSISISRSSTEIPQLKLDSSDSNEETCLKEVPIENINSTSTNECSKTEPNEAPDDYTHYLEYMPSHLSNHLIDVLIIFAKKDRDDAETFRDHIMSLSYTAELLDCSLVQSKEIEDLYKRSMLYFLYVTEAFCSCQETLLKSHIILSQTLDDVANSFRVVPVYACTEEKIDLSLVLKYLNPIRYYRQDKDKRTATNILNNVKYDIAGREIELEKKRETYYSEHKSELRSRLRNNVAKKRSIQNTQCKNIASSDGARNISKTSGLEKQETHFHSDNTEQRPSGSRLENSSSIHQTSNESGYVQHERVTDDKKSLPLDGHPKIYKVYNINISKVKNLTIEDNSSDKKVEDSELDTELSTIVLSLSSGDLERTSSSSADLATYWGK, from the exons ATGGAGACTGACGCTAACCGTCTAGAAAGTGGCTATGAAAGTTACCCTAACAGCGCAACGccatctatatctatatcaagAAGTAGTACTGAAATCCCTCAACTCAAATTAGATTCTAGTGACTCTAACGAGGAAACCTGTTTGAAGGAAGTTCCAATAGAAAATATAAACTCCACTTCAACAAACGAATGCAGCAAAACAGAACCGAACGAAGCACCGGACGATTACACGCATTATCTAGAATACATGCCATCTCATTTAAGCAACCATCTCATCGACGTACTGATCATTTTTgcaaagaaagacagagatgaTGCCGAAACTTTTCGAGATCACATTATGTCATTATCCTACACAGCAGAACTATTAGACTGCAGTCTTGTACAGTCCAAAGAAATCGAAGATCTATACAAACGCTCCATGCTCTATTTTCTTTATGTCACAGAGGCATTCTGCAGTTGTCAAGAGACTTTACTGAAAAGTCATATCATTTTATCACAAACTCTGGATGATGTTGCAAACAGTTTTAGGGTTGTGCCAGTTTATGCTTGTACCGAAGAAAAGATTGACCTATCTCTTGTGCTGAAATATTTAAATCCTATCAGATATTATAGGCAAGACAAAGATAAAAGAACAGCAACAAATATACTGAATAATGTGAAATATGACATCGCAGGAAGAGAAattgaattagaaaaaaaaagagaaacatatTACAGTGAACATAAAAGCGAGCTAAGATCACGCCTACGAAATAATGTGGCAAAAAAGCGTTCAATTCAAAACACTCAATGTAAAAACATAGCTTCTAGTGACGGAGCCAGAAATATAAGTAAAACATCTGGTCTAGAAAAACAAGAAACTCATTTTCATTCTGATAACACTGAACAGAGACCATCAGGCTCGCGACTTGAGAATTCCAGTAGTATTCATCAAACAAGCAATGAGTCGGGCTATGTACAGCATGAACGTGTGACAGACGACAAGAAGTCTCTACCCCTGGATGGACAtccaaaaatatataaagtatataatattaacatatCAAAAGTTAAGAATTTGACGATTGAAGACAACAGCTCGGACAAGAAGGTTGAGGATTCAGAGCTAGACACAGAGCTGTCAACAATTGTGTTAAGCCTATCAAGTGGCGATCTGGAGAGAACGTCATCTTCAAGTGCAG accttgcgacctattggggcaaatga